The Desulfobulbus propionicus DSM 2032 DNA segment GTTCACCGTCGAGGCCCCGGCCGTCGTCCTTGATCTCGATCACCACCTGGCCGGCGGCATGATAGGCCTTGAGCAACAGGGTGCCGTGGCTTGGCTTGCCCAATCCCTGGCGTTCCCCAGGGGATTCGATGCCGTGGTCGATGCTGTTGCGCACCAGGTGGGTGAGCGGGTCGCTGATCGCCTCGATGATGGTCTTGTCGAGTTCCACCTCTTTACCGACCAGGTGGAGCTCCACCTCTTTGCCCAGCTTCTTGGCCAGATCCCGCACCACCCGTGGAAATTTGCCCAGGACGTTGCCAATAGGCTGCATCCGGGTGAGCATGATCGCCCCTTGCAGCTCGGAGGTCACCAGGTCAATACGCTGACCCACCGCCTCGGCCTCGGGCGCCGCACCGGAGCCGATGGTTTGCAGCAGTTGGTTGCGCGACAGCACCAGTTCGCCCGCCAAGGTCATCAACTGGTCGAGCAGGCTCACCGACACCCGGATACTGGTCTCCGTTTTGCTGGTGGCCATGCCATCGTCTGGCGGCGGAATGTCGCCCTCCGTGGAGAGAGGGGCCATTGCCTCCGGGGCAGCCGGCCGCACCTCGGGGGGGGAGGTGGCGGCCGGCTGATCCCCGGCGGCAATGGCATTCAAGATGGCGACAGGGGCGCTGATATCGATTTCGTTGCTGCAGGAGATATTGGCCAGGTGCTGCTTGAGCCTGTCCGTGGCCAGCAGCAGTCCGTTGATCACCTCCTGGGTGGGCGTCAACTTGCGGGTACGCATCAAACCAAGCACGTTCTCCGCTGCATGGGCCAAATCCTGGAGTACATGTAGACCCATGAAACCGGCGCCCCCCTTGATGGAATGGATCGCCCGGAACACCTTGTTGACCCGTTCCTCGTTATTCACTGCCCCTCCCTGTTCGATGGCGAGCAGGTCGCCCTCGATATCGGCCAGATGTTCAACCGACTCTTCGATGAACGCGCCGAGGAGTTCGTTGTCTTCGTTACTGCTCATGCCTGTTTCCTTGCTAAAAGCACTCTGTTGAGCCGGACTCGGTCACGGCGTCTTTAATTTCTGTACCCAAAACATTGCAGCCAGGATTGACCCGAGCGAACTTCTCAAAGCTCAGGTCGGTAATCGGTCGGCAAGCCATGCGCTGCGCATGGCTGACCTACTTGGGGCGATTCAGGAAAATGGGGCCAGGCCTGTTGCAATTGCGTGCTGCAAAGCGAGATCCATACCATTTTGGTGGTATTTTATTTTTGCTACTATATTGAATAGTTACAGGGTTTGGAGCGGGCGGGTGCGGTGCAGAAGAACGGGAATTCTAGAAAAACTGGACAGGTGGTGGTCCAGTAGTCCAGAAACAGGAGACGTGGCAAGCGGAACGCAGGGAAGAGTGTGGGCAATTTATTTGGTGGTCGGATCGGGATCGGAAAGGCGTTCCGGTGTGCGTGCACCGGGCATCGTCGCAACGGAGAGGGAGTGCAACTTCAGGAGATTGTACAGGTGGGAGCGGCTGAATTGGGCCATGGCGCAGGCGGTGCTGATGTCACCCTCAGCTTCCTGCAACAGGCTTTGCAGGTAATGCTTTTCTATGAAGTCAAGCTGCTGGCGGCGGTATTCCTTGTATGGAAGGATCGTCCCTCTTGGCGAATGCGGGGGCGGCGGTTGAAAGTGATTGTGGGGTTCGTGCCTGCTTTCCACCATGGATCGAATGTGATGCAGCCGAATTTCCGGAGGGAGGTGAACGGGGTAGATCGCTGGATTGGAGGGATCGGAAAGGATCGCTTTTTCGAGCACATTGCGAAGATCGCGAATGTTGCCAGGCCAGGGATAGGCCTTCAGGATTTCCAGGGTTTCGGGAAGGATGCCTTTGATCGAAAAATGGTGGTGCCGACAAATTGCCAGGACAAAACTCACCGCGAGTTTTTCGATATCTGCCTCTCGTTCCCGGAGCGGCGGCAAATGGATGGTAAAGGCAGAGAGGCGAAAGTAAAGATCCTGGCGGAACTGCCCTTGTTGCACCATTGCCTCAAGGTTCCGGTTGGTGGCGGCAATGAGTCTGAAATCGCTTTTCTGTTCACGAACCTTGCCCACCGGTCTGAATGTTCGTTCCTGGAGGACACGAAGCAGACTTTTTTGCAAATCGAGAGAGAGTTCGCCGATTTCATCAAGAAAAAGCGTGCCGCCATCTGCCTGTTCAATCAGGCCTTGCCGATCACTGTCGGCGCCGGTGAACGCACCTTTGGCATGACCAAAGAGGAGGCTGGCCACTAACTGGTCGGGCAGGTTGGTACAGTCGACCACCACAAAAGGTTGATGTGCGCGGGCACTGTTGGTGTGGATGGCGTGGGCAAACAACTCCTTGCCCGTGCCGGTTTCACCGGTAATCAAAACCCCGGTATCGGTGTTCGAGCACTGGGCGACTTGGTTGAGGCAAGAGAGAATGCTTGCACTTGTGCCGATGATTTCATCGCGATTGAGGATGACCTTGTTGGCGCATTGTCGCTTTTTGTCGTGGTATTCCAGGGCACGTTTGATTTGCAGGATGATTTCTTGTCGGTTCAGCGGTTTTTGCAGATAATTCCAGGCACCATTTTTGATGGCCAGCTCCGCACCGTTGGCGTCTCCCATGCCGGTAACAATGATGACCTCCGGTGGCGAGGGTAACCTGTTCATAGAGGGCAGGACATCGAGGCCATTGCCATCAGGCAGTCGGACATCCAGAAAAACGAGATCTATTGGCTGTGCGGCAAGTTGCGCTTTCCCTTCCTCGATGCTTGCCGCGCCAATCGCCTCGAAACCAAGCACGGAGCAGTTTTCTAAAAGAAGATCGCGAAAAAGGGGATCGTCATCAATAACTAGGATATGTGCCACTTATGACCTCAAGTTTCGGGGTTGGCACCGCCAAAGAAAAATCGGCTGCCAACCTCCTGAAATAGTGTCGTTTTAACGTGAAAAGCCTTTTGCTTTCTGATACATTGGATTTGCGAAAATACCTAATGATATCAAAAAGAAAAGGCTCAGATGAACCATACCCAATACTATCAGGAGCAACAAGAGGCAAAACGACTGCATGACCGGATTTCTTCCTTTCTGGACGATTTCAAGGTTGGCACCCTGCTGGGTGGCAGCGGCATCCGCAAATTGCGAGGGGCAAAACCGCTGGCGGTGTTCGCCGCCATCTTCTCCTTGCCGTTTAGCGGGGTCAATTTCTCTCGCGGGATCGTGAACAACCCGGAACTGAGATTCCAGAAGGATGCCGCCTACGAGTTCTTGAAGAATCCCCGGTATAACTGGCGGAAATTTCTGCTGGGATTGGTAACCGTGGTGGTTCGGTTCATGGACGTACTGACCAGCGAGCAACGTGAGAAGGTGCTGATCATCGATGACAGCACCTATGACCGGTCCCGCTCCAAAGTGGTCGAATTGCTCGCCTGGGTGCATGACCACAACGCCAACCGCAGCTTGAAAGGGTTCAAGCTCATGACCCTGGGCTGGTCGGATGGAGTAAGTTTCCTGCCGCTCGATTTCATTCTCTGTTCCTCGGCCAAGGCGAGCAAGCGATTGCAGGGGATCAGAAAAGAGGTGGATAAGCGCTGCTGCGGCTACAAACGCAGAATG contains these protein-coding regions:
- a CDS encoding sigma-54-dependent transcriptional regulator; this encodes MAHILVIDDDPLFRDLLLENCSVLGFEAIGAASIEEGKAQLAAQPIDLVFLDVRLPDGNGLDVLPSMNRLPSPPEVIIVTGMGDANGAELAIKNGAWNYLQKPLNRQEIILQIKRALEYHDKKRQCANKVILNRDEIIGTSASILSCLNQVAQCSNTDTGVLITGETGTGKELFAHAIHTNSARAHQPFVVVDCTNLPDQLVASLLFGHAKGAFTGADSDRQGLIEQADGGTLFLDEIGELSLDLQKSLLRVLQERTFRPVGKVREQKSDFRLIAATNRNLEAMVQQGQFRQDLYFRLSAFTIHLPPLREREADIEKLAVSFVLAICRHHHFSIKGILPETLEILKAYPWPGNIRDLRNVLEKAILSDPSNPAIYPVHLPPEIRLHHIRSMVESRHEPHNHFQPPPPHSPRGTILPYKEYRRQQLDFIEKHYLQSLLQEAEGDISTACAMAQFSRSHLYNLLKLHSLSVATMPGARTPERLSDPDPTTK